One Trichomycterus rosablanca isolate fTriRos1 chromosome 12, fTriRos1.hap1, whole genome shotgun sequence DNA window includes the following coding sequences:
- the pdk1 gene encoding pyruvate dehydrogenase (acetyl-transferring) kinase isozyme 1, mitochondrial yields the protein MRILRALMSNNSIGKLVDHYSRYSPSPLSIKQFLDFGSENACEKTSFMFLREELPVRLANIMKEINLLPDNLLRTPSVRLVQSWYVQSLQDILEFKEKDSDSDKVISNFTDTVIKVRNRHNDVVPTMAQGVVEYKETYGTDPVTSQNMQYFLDRFYMSRISIRMLLNQHTLLFGGNVQVNPAHPKQIGSIDPYCYVTEVVKDAYENARDLCDRYYMNSPDLKLEEFNSKEPNKPITVVYVPSHLYHMVFELFKNAMRATMELYGDAMEYPPVHVRIILGTEDLTVKVSDRGGGVPLRKIDRLFTYTYSTAPRPQMDTSRAPPLAGYGYGLPISRLYARYFQGDLKLYSMEGHGTDAVIYIRALSTESIERLPVYNKSAWKHYKTMQEADDWCVPSKEPKDMTTFRSM from the exons ATGCGGATTTTAAGGGCTTTAATGAGCAATAACTCCATCGGGAAGCTGGTTGATCACTACTCCAGATATTCACCTTCACCTCTCTCCATAAAGCAGTTCCTAGACTTTG GTTCAGAAAATGCATGTGAGAAAACAtcatttatgttcctcagagaGGAACTGCCAGTCAGGTTGGCAAACATAATGAAAGAGATTAACCTGCTGCCTGATAACTTGCTGAGGACTCCTTCAGTGCGACTGGTGCAGAGCTG GTACGTTCAGAGTCTCCAAGATATTTTGGAGTTCAAAGAAAAAGATTCCGACAGTGACAAAGTCATATCCAA CTTCACAGATACAGTGATAAAGGTGCGTAACAGGCACAATGACGTGGTGCCCACCATGGCGCAAGGAGTGGTAGAGTACAAGGAAACCTATGGCACAGACCCAGTAACCAGCCAGAATATGCAGTACTTTCTGGATCGCTTCTACATGAGCAGAATCTCCATCAGAATGCTCCTCAACCAGCACA CTCTGCTGTTTGGAGGGAACGTGCAGGTGAACCCAGCTCACCCTAAGCAGATAGGCAGTATTGATCCTTACTGTTATGTTACTGAAGTTGTTAAAG ATGCATATGAAAATGCTCGAGATTTATGTGACAGATACTACATGAACTCACCAGATTTAAAACTGGAAGAATTTAACA GTAAAGAACCAAATAAGCCTATAACAGTGGTTTATGTGCCATCACATTTATATCACATGGTGTTTGAATTATTTAAG AATGCCATGAGAGCCACCATGGAGCTGTATGGTGATGCAATGGAGTACCCTCCAGTTCATGTTCGAATAATTCTAGGCACAGAAGATCTCACTGTAAAG GTCAGTGATCGTGGAGGTGGGGTACCACTTAGGAAGATTGACAGATTGTTCACGTACACTTACTCCACTGCACCTCGGCCTCAAATGGACACATCCCGCGCTCCACCTCTG GCTGGATATGGCTATGGACTGCCCATTTCCAGACTGTATGCCAGGTACTTCCAGGGGGATCTAAAGCTCTACTCGATGGAGGGCCACGGAACAGATGCAGTTATATACATCAGA GCACTTTCTACCGAGTCCATTGAAAGGCTCCCAGTCTACAATAAGTCAGCGTGGAAACATTACAAGACCATGCAGGAGGCAGATGACTGGTGTGTGCCCAGCAAAGAGCCCAAGGATATGACCACCTTCCGCAGCATGTAG